Proteins encoded in a region of the Eschrichtius robustus isolate mEscRob2 chromosome 16, mEscRob2.pri, whole genome shotgun sequence genome:
- the EPHB4 gene encoding ephrin type-B receptor 4, which translates to MELRALLCWASLVAALEETLLNTKLETADLKWVTFPQVEGQWEELSGLDEEQHSVRTYEVCDVQRAPGLAHWLRTGWVPRRGAVHVYATLRFTMLECLSLPRAGRSCKETFTVFYFESDADTATAHTPAWMENPYIKVDTVAAEHLTRKRPGAEATGKVNVKTLRLGPLTKAGFYLAFQDQGACMALLSLHLFYKKCAQLTVNLTRFPETVPRELVVPVAGSCVADAVPAPGPSPSLYCREDGQWAEQPVTGCSCAPGFEAAEGNTRCRACAQGTFKPLSGEGSCQPCPANSHSNTIGSPVCQCRIGYFRARTDPRGAPCTTPPSAPRSVVPRLNGSSLRLEWSAPLESGGREDLTYALRCRECRPGGSCTPCGGDLTFDPGPRDLVEPWVAIRGLRPDFTYTFEVTAVNGVSSLASGPVPFEAVNVTTDREVPPPVSDIRVTRSSPSSLSLAWAVPRAPSGAVLDYEVKYHEKGAEGPSSVRFLKTSENRAELRGLKRGASYLVQVRARSEAGYGPFGQEHHSQTQLDENESWREQLALIAGTAVVGVVLVLVVIVIAVLCLRKQSNGREAEYSDKHGQYLIGHGTKVYIDPFTYEDPNEAVREFAKEIDVSYVKIEEVIGAGEFGEVCRGRLKAPGKKESCVAIKTLKGGYTERQRREFLSEASIMGQFEHPNIIRLEGVVTNSVPVMILTEFMENGALDSFLRLNDGQFTVIQLVGMLRGIASGMRYLAEMSYVHRDLAARNILVNSNLVCKVSDFGLSRFLEENSSDPTYTSSLGGKIPIRWTAPEAIAFRKFTSASDAWSYGIVMWEVMSFGERPYWDMSNQDVINAIEQDYRLPPPPDCPTSLHQLMLDCWQKDRNARPRFPQVVSALDKMIRNPASLKIVARENGGASHPLLDQRQPHYSAFGSVGEWLRAIKMGRYEESFAAAGFGSFELVSQISTEDLLRIGVTLAGHQKKILASVQHMKSQAKPGASGGSGAPAPQY; encoded by the exons ATGGAGCTCCGGGCTCTGCTCTGCTGGGCTTCGCTTGTAGCCGCTTTAGAAG aGACCCTACTGAACACAAAATTGGAAACTGCCGATCTGAAGTGGGTGACATTCCCTCAGGTGGAGGGACAG TGGGAGGAGCTGAGCGGCCTAGATGAGGAACAGCACAGCGTTCGGACCTACGAGGTGTGTGACGTGCAGCGGGCCCCGGGCCTGGCCCACTGGCTGCGCACGGGCTGGGTGCCCCGCCGGGGCGCCGTGCACGTGTACGCCACGCTGCGCTTCACCATGCTGGAGTGCCTCTCCCTGCCGCGGGCTGGCCGCTCCTGCAAGGAGACCTTCACCGTCTTCTACTTCGAGAGCGACGCGGACACGGCCACGGCCCACACGCCAGCCTGGATGGAGAACCCCTACATCAAG GTGGACACAGTGGCTGCTGAGCACCTGACCCGGAAGCGCCCCGGGGCCGAGGCCACCGGGAAGGTGAACGTCAAGACGCTGCGTCTGGGCCCGCTCACCAAGGCTGGCTTCTATCTggccttccaggaccagggcgCCTGCATGGCCCTGCTGTCCCTGCACCTCTTCTATAAAAAGTGCGCCCAGCTGACCGTGAACCTCACCCGCTTCCCGGAGACCGTGCCTCGTGAGCTGGTGGTGCCCGTGGCGGGGAGCTGCGTGGCCGATGCCGTGCCCGCCCCCGGCCCCAGCCCGAGCCTCTACTGCCGGGAGGATGGCCAGTGGGCTGAGCAGCCGGTCACGGGCTGCAGCTGCGCTCCAGGGTTTGAGGCCGCCGAGGGGAATACCAGGTGCCGAG CCTGTGCTCAGGGCACCTTCAAGCCCCTGTCTGGGGAGGGGTCCTGCCAGCCTTgcccagccaacagccactccAACACCATTGGCTCACCCGTCTGCCAGTGTCGCATCGGGTACTTCCGGGCCCGCACAGACCCCCGAGGTGCACCCTGTACCA CCCCTCCGTCCGCCCCGAGAAGCGTGGTTCCCCGCCTGAACGGCTCCTCCCTGCGCCTGGAATGGAGCGCCCCCCTCGAGTCGGGAGGCCGAGAGGACCTCACCTACGCGCTCCGGTGCCGGGAGTGCCGCCCCGGCGGCTCCTGCACGCCCTGCGGGGGAGACCTGACCTTCGACCCCGGCCCCCGGGACCTGGTGGAGCCCTGGGTGGCCATTCGTGGGTTGCGTCCTGACTTCACCTATACCTTCGAGGTCACCGCCGTGAACGGGGTGTCCTCCTTAGCCAGCGGGCCAGTTCCATTTGAGGCTGTGAATGTCACCACTGACCGTGAGG TGCCGCCCCCAGTGTCCGACATCAGGGTGACTCGGTCATCACCCAGCAGCTTGAGCCTGGCATGGGCTGTTCCCCGGGCACCCAGCGGGGCAGTGCTGGACTACGAGGTCAAGTACCACGAGAAG GGCGCAGAGGGCCCCAGCAGCGTGCGGTTCCTGAAGACATCGGAGAACCGGGCAGAGCTGCGGGGACTGAAGCGGGGAGCCAGCTACCTGGTCCAGGTGCGGGCGCGCTCCGAGGCTGGCTACGGGCCCTTCGGCCAGGAGCACCACAGCCAGACCCAGCTGGACG AGAACGAGAGCTGGCGGGAGCAGCTGGCCCTGATTGCTGGCACGGCGGTCGTGGGCGTGGTGCTGGTCCTCGTGGTCATCGTCATCGCTGTTCTCTGCCTCAG GAAGCAGAGCAACGGGAGAGAAGCTGAATACTCAGACAAACACGGACAGTATCTCATTGGGCACG GTACTAAGGTCTACATTGACCCCTTCACTTACGAAGACCCTAATGAGGCTGTGAGGGAATTTGCAAAAGAGATCGATGTCTCCTATGTCAAGATTGAAGAGGTGATCGGCGCAG GCGAGTTTGGGGAGGTGTGCCGGGGGCGGCTGAAGGCCCCCGGGAAGAAGGAGAGCTGCGTGGCCATCAAGACCCTGAAGGGCGGCTACACAGAGCGGCAGCGGCGGGAGTTCCTGAGCGAGGCCTCCATCATGGGCCAGTTCGAGCACCCCAACATCATCCGCCTGGAGGGCGTGGTCACCAACAGCGTGCCCGTCATGATTCTCACCGAGTTCATGGAGAACGGCGCCCTGGACTCCTTCCTGAGG CTGAACGACGGCCAGTTCACCGTCATCCAGCTCGTGGGCATGTTACGGGGCATCGCTTCGGGCATGCGGTACCTTGCTGAGATGAGCTACGTCCACCGAGACCTGGCTGCCCGCAACATCCTGGTCAACAGCAACCTCGTCTGCAAGGTTTCAGACTTTGGCCTCTCCCGATTCCTGGAGGAGAACTCTTCTGATCCCACCTACACGAGCTCTCTG GGAGGAAAGATTCCCATCCGATGGACAGCCCCTGAGGCCATTGCGTTCCGCAAGTTCACATCTGCCAGTGATGCCTGGAGCTATGGGATTGTGATGTGGGAGGTCATGTCATTTGGGGAACGGCCATACTGGGATATGAGCAATCAGGAT GTGATCAATGCCATTGAACAGGACTACCGGTTGCCCCCGCCCCCAGACTGCCCCACCTCCCTGCATCAGCTTATGCTGGACTGTTGGCAGAAAGACCGGAATGCGCGGCCCCGCTTCCCCCAGGTGGTCAGTGCCCTCGACAAGATGATCCGGAACCCTGCCAGCCTCAAAATCGTGGCCCGCGAGAATGGCGG GGCCTCGCACCCCCTCCTGGATCAGCGGCAGCCTCACTACTCAGCTTTTGGCTCTGTGGGTGAGTGGCTTCGAGCCATCAAGATGGGAAGATACGAAGAAAGTTTTGCAGCCGCTGGGTTTGGCTCCTTCGAGCTGGTCAGCCAGATCTCCACTGA GGACCTGCTCCGAATCGGAGTCACTCTGGCGGGACATCAGAAAAAAATCCTGGCCAGTGTCCAGCACATGAAGTCCCAGGCCAAGCCAGGAGCCTCAGGAGGGTCGGGAGCACCAGCGCCCCAGTACTGA